In the Magnolia sinica isolate HGM2019 chromosome 15, MsV1, whole genome shotgun sequence genome, one interval contains:
- the LOC131227661 gene encoding dihydrofolate reductase-like, with protein MKVLCLHGFRTSGSFLQKQISKWDPSIFADFHMVFPDGLFPAGGKSDIEGIFPPPYFEWFQFNQEFTEYTNLDECISYLCDYITSNGPFDGLLGFSQGATLSALLLGYQAQGKLLKDHPPFKLFVSISGSKFRDPSICDVAYKDPIKVRSVHFIGAKDWLRLPSEELATAFDSPLIIRHPQGHTVPRLDEAVVEQLRGWTMSILQSSKAHQDIGQCVENGEAGPAEIMPEEAYKINGGNDNQFSGPTPVTPKEAHENKTNGQDPTDPKMEIEVTQEA; from the exons aTGAAGGTGCTGTGCCTTCATGGATTCCGTACAAGCGGAAGCTTCTTACAGAAGCAAATCAGCAAGTGGGATCCTTCCATCTTTGCTGATTTTCATATg GTTTTCCCAGACGGTCTATTTCCAGCCGGTGGTAAGTCAGACATTGAAGGCATTTTCCCACCACCTTATTTTGAGTGGTTCCAATTCAATCAG GAGTTTACAGAGTATACAAACTTGGATGAGTGCATCTCCTATCTATGTGATTACATAACCAGcaatggcccatttgatggactGCTTGGATTCTCTCAG GGAGCTACATTGTCAGCCCTCCTACTCGGCTACCAAGCTCAG gGGAAGTTATTGAAGGaccatccaccgttcaaactgtTCGTTTCAATCTCTGGTAGCAAGTTTAGGGACCCAAGCATATGTGATGTGGCCTACAAGGACCCCATCAAGGTCAGATCAGTGCATTTCATAGGAGCTAAGGACTGGTTGAGATTGCCATCTGAGGAGCTAGCTACTGCCTTTGATAGCCCTTTGATCATCAGACATCCCCAGGGCCATACTGTCCCAAGACTAG ATGAGGCAGTCGTTGAGCAGCTCAGAGGCTGGACTATGAGCATCCTCCAGAGCAGCAAAGCTCACCAGGACATCGGACAATGTGTGGAGAATGGAGAAGCTGGGCCAGCAGAAATCATGCCAGAAGAGGCCTACAAGATCAACGGTGGCAATGATAATCAGTTTAGTGGGCCAACACCAGTCACGCCCAAAGAAGCCCATGAGAACAAAACCAACGGTCAAGATCCAACGGACCCGAAGATGGAGATAGAAGTCACACAAGAAGCTTGA